CCATATCACCAGTTCTAGTTCCCATCACCAAACCTTCAAGCGGAGTTATACCCATAGAAGTGTCATAGCCGCATCCGTTTTTAACAGCACACATAGAAGCACCGTTTCCGATGTGGGCAATTATAACGTTTGTATCTTTAGGCTGTTTGTGCAAAAGAACAGACGCTCTTTTAGCGGTATAGAGGAAAGAAGTTCCGTGAAAGCCGTATCTTCTTGCGGAGTATTTTTCGTACCACTCTTTAGGAATAGCATAGCGGTAAGATGAAGCAGGCATAGTCTGGTGCCAAGCTGTGTCCAAAACTGCAACATGAGGGACGTTTGGCAAAACTTTTTGAGCGGCTTCGATTCCCATTATGTTAGCAGGATTGTGCAAAGGACCCAAATCCTGTACAGAGCGGAAAGTCTCTAATACTTCAGGAGTAACTTTTACAGATTTAGTGAATTTATCTCCACCGTGGAGAACTCTGTGCCCAACAGCGCCAATAACGCTCATATCGGTAATAACACCGTGAGTTTTACTAGAGATTGCATTCAAAATCAATTCAATCGCTTCTTTGTGTGTAGGACAAGGGCTCTCGAGAATGAATTTTTCTTTGCCCTTTGCTTTGTGTGTTATAACAGAGCCAGGAGCCGTTACGCGTTCAACAATCCCAGTTGCAAGAATGTCTTTGTTGTCCCAATCGTAAACCTGATACTTAACCGAAGATGAACCGCAGTTCAATGTAAGAATAACCATTATCAATTCCTCTATAAAAAAATTAAAACTAATATAAAGATTATAGACTTCTGCGACAGATTATTCAATGAATCCGCCAATTTTGTTTTATAAGGGCGCCACCTGCTTCGCAGGCCGTCTGTTCCGCCCTTTGCTAACGCTCATCCTCCTCGGCATCACGCAAGCGTGCTGCCTGCGGTGGACTAAAGGGGCTACATAGACTGGCGCATTTTTAACAAATTGTTTCTTAACAAACTGTTCCCTAGAACAAATTTTCTTTTGTGATATACTTCTTTCTATTATGACAGACAAATTTCAAATAAAGCGATTTTTTCCAAATTATTTTGCCTTTATGATTAACGGTTCGGTGGCGCTCGTTCTTGGTGCAATTCTTCCTTATATAATAGAACAAGCAAATATCAACCTTGCAACAGCGGGCAGCCTTTTAAGCGTTTTTGCAATCGGTAACTTTGCTGCAAGTTTTATATATCCTTCGCTTACAAAGTTGTTTGGCAG
This portion of the Treponema pectinovorum genome encodes:
- a CDS encoding acetate kinase; the encoded protein is MVILTLNCGSSSVKYQVYDWDNKDILATGIVERVTAPGSVITHKAKGKEKFILESPCPTHKEAIELILNAISSKTHGVITDMSVIGAVGHRVLHGGDKFTKSVKVTPEVLETFRSVQDLGPLHNPANIMGIEAAQKVLPNVPHVAVLDTAWHQTMPASSYRYAIPKEWYEKYSARRYGFHGTSFLYTAKRASVLLHKQPKDTNVIIAHIGNGASMCAVKNGCGYDTSMGITPLEGLVMGTRTGDMDPALPFYIMRKTGMSAQEMDTAMNKKSGLLGLTGKSSDRRDVTKMAAEGNEDCKLAIEMECYRLKKYFGAYMAAIGPIDAIVYTAGVGEHSATIRAKALEGLEWMGVKIDPKKNALANTGNAETCISTDDSKIKVFVIPTDEELVMTEDAFAIMNGNYDVHTNFTYSFQSPSYRNKAREEALVKEIEETPALKDIIVRG